A window from Corynebacterium singulare encodes these proteins:
- a CDS encoding NUDIX domain-containing protein, whose protein sequence is MSARVNPELSGDGWAQGPNGVPVWGKFGAAGLFLVAGDEVLLQHRATWTNNGGTWGIPGGARDKPETPEQAALRETEEETGIAVADVEVLESIVTSGPFDGGWTYTTVLARTVTGQRLETTPNEESAELRWVPFAQVDQLDLIPPFREALPGLVERCGELNR, encoded by the coding sequence ATGAGTGCGCGTGTAAACCCAGAACTGTCCGGCGATGGATGGGCCCAAGGTCCGAACGGGGTGCCTGTGTGGGGCAAGTTCGGTGCGGCGGGGCTCTTCCTCGTAGCTGGGGATGAGGTGCTGCTTCAGCACCGTGCCACGTGGACTAATAATGGCGGGACGTGGGGAATCCCGGGCGGGGCGCGCGATAAGCCGGAAACTCCGGAGCAGGCTGCGCTGCGAGAGACCGAGGAAGAAACCGGCATCGCCGTGGCAGATGTGGAGGTCCTCGAGTCCATCGTGACCTCTGGGCCGTTTGATGGCGGCTGGACCTACACCACGGTGCTGGCGCGAACAGTAACGGGCCAGCGCTTGGAAACGACTCCTAACGAGGAATCCGCTGAACTGCGCTGGGTGCCGTTTGCACAGGTAGACCAGTTGGATCTCATTCCACCTTTTCGGGAGGCATTGCCCGGGCTGGTGGAGCGTTGTGGGGAGCTGAACCGCTAA
- a CDS encoding glutamate ABC transporter substrate-binding protein yields MKRLCLSASLLATFSLMLSACETTHTTAPDPVLSTSADIHSTPGPPLPEDAIIEPAGVGEAAKPNDAEPYGSYRPDDKTPEERVPDIIKRGRLIVGVDRSNNLLSYRDTVTGEVRGFEVDIAREIAHDIFGDSSKVDFRFVEASDRAKALNDHTVDMVIRTMTISPERQREVAFSIPYMKTDARLLVLKNSGIHSIEDAAGLTLCAAKGSTMVDAIRKHSPSSDILETHAWGDCLMALQLGQTDGIVVDDALLSGMLAQDSYTEIVGNALETQRYGVAVRKPDASYDSRPLIRQVNSTLERIRSDGTWLRLFNTWLGDYMDRPSLPAPKYLNETPPATKSTSSEESSGEGRATKGDNKADTTKEGQP; encoded by the coding sequence ATGAAACGCCTGTGCTTGTCAGCGTCCCTCCTGGCCACCTTCTCCCTCATGCTGAGCGCCTGCGAGACTACCCACACCACGGCGCCAGATCCCGTCCTGTCCACGAGCGCGGATATCCATTCCACCCCCGGACCACCGCTGCCGGAGGATGCCATCATCGAACCGGCCGGTGTGGGCGAAGCAGCCAAGCCGAACGATGCGGAGCCCTATGGTTCCTACCGCCCGGATGACAAGACGCCGGAAGAGCGCGTGCCGGACATTATCAAGCGCGGCCGCCTCATCGTGGGTGTGGATCGCTCCAATAACCTGTTGAGCTACCGCGATACCGTCACCGGTGAGGTGCGCGGCTTTGAAGTGGACATTGCCCGCGAAATCGCCCACGATATCTTCGGTGACTCGTCCAAGGTGGATTTCCGCTTCGTGGAGGCCTCCGACCGCGCCAAGGCCCTCAATGATCACACGGTGGATATGGTCATTCGCACCATGACGATTAGTCCGGAACGCCAGCGCGAGGTGGCTTTTTCCATCCCGTACATGAAGACGGATGCCCGCCTGCTCGTGCTCAAGAACTCCGGCATTCATTCCATTGAGGACGCCGCGGGGCTGACGCTCTGCGCGGCGAAAGGCTCAACCATGGTGGATGCCATTCGCAAGCATTCCCCGTCCTCCGACATTCTGGAGACCCACGCGTGGGGCGATTGCCTCATGGCCCTGCAGCTGGGGCAGACCGATGGCATTGTGGTCGATGATGCGCTGCTGTCAGGCATGCTGGCTCAGGATTCCTACACCGAGATCGTCGGCAATGCCCTGGAGACCCAACGCTACGGCGTGGCCGTGCGCAAGCCAGATGCCTCCTATGACTCCCGCCCCCTCATCCGGCAGGTGAACTCCACCTTGGAGCGCATCCGCTCCGATGGCACGTGGCTGAGGCTCTTCAACACATGGTTGGGAGATTACATGGATCGCCCCTCGCTTCCCGCGCCGAAGTATCTCAATGAGACACCGCCTGCCACAAAGTCCACCTCCTCGGAAGAGTCTTCTGGTGAGGGCCGCGCCACCAAGGGCGATAACAAGGCTGACACGACGAAGGAGGGACAACCGTGA
- a CDS encoding acetate kinase codes for MAYVLVLNSGSSSVKFQLVDPESSATDTPLVSGLVEQVGEPQGAVTVKTGGEEYKEELEIPSHSFGLDRAFSIMHEHGVGPTDVEVIAVGHRVVHGGRLFSEPQLIVDQIESMIEDLIPLAPLHNPANLDGIRVARKLLPDIPHVAVFDTAFFNQMPPAAALYAINNEVASKYDVRRYGFHGTSHEFVSQQVPGLLGRDPEHTHQITLHLGNGASAAAIRNGRPIDTSMGLTPLAGLAMGTRSGDIDPGIIFHLSRQAGMSIDEIDNLLNKQSGVKGIAGVNDFRVLRERINNEDQDAWLAYNIYIHQLRRFIGSYMIALGRVDAITFTAGVGENDTEVRQDSLYNLDMYGIDFDKEANLVRSKEPRMISTAESQVKVFVVPTNEELAIAQKSAVIADMAREAGLY; via the coding sequence ATGGCGTACGTACTCGTTCTGAACTCAGGCTCCTCTTCAGTTAAGTTCCAGCTGGTCGATCCGGAAAGCTCCGCTACCGATACCCCGCTGGTCTCCGGTTTGGTGGAGCAGGTTGGTGAGCCGCAGGGTGCGGTGACCGTCAAGACCGGCGGTGAGGAATACAAGGAAGAACTGGAGATTCCCTCCCACTCCTTCGGCCTCGACCGTGCATTTAGCATCATGCACGAGCACGGCGTGGGCCCGACGGATGTCGAGGTCATCGCGGTGGGCCACCGTGTTGTGCACGGCGGCCGCCTGTTCAGTGAGCCGCAGCTCATCGTGGACCAGATTGAGTCCATGATTGAGGACCTCATCCCGCTGGCTCCGCTGCACAACCCGGCCAACCTCGATGGCATTCGTGTGGCCCGCAAACTACTGCCGGACATCCCGCACGTCGCGGTTTTTGATACCGCCTTTTTCAACCAGATGCCACCGGCAGCTGCGCTCTACGCCATCAACAATGAGGTGGCCTCGAAGTATGACGTTCGTCGTTATGGCTTCCACGGAACCTCCCACGAATTTGTTTCGCAGCAGGTTCCAGGTTTGCTGGGGCGCGACCCTGAGCACACGCACCAAATCACCCTCCACCTGGGCAATGGTGCCTCTGCGGCCGCTATCCGCAACGGCCGTCCGATTGACACCTCGATGGGCCTCACCCCGCTGGCTGGTCTGGCCATGGGTACCCGTTCCGGTGACATCGATCCGGGCATCATCTTCCATCTGTCGCGTCAGGCGGGCATGTCGATCGATGAGATTGACAACCTGCTCAACAAGCAGTCTGGTGTGAAGGGCATTGCGGGTGTCAACGACTTCCGTGTGCTGCGTGAGCGCATCAACAACGAGGACCAGGATGCTTGGCTGGCGTACAACATCTACATCCACCAGCTGCGTCGCTTCATCGGTTCCTACATGATTGCGCTGGGCCGCGTGGATGCCATCACCTTCACCGCCGGTGTGGGTGAGAATGACACCGAGGTCCGCCAGGATTCGCTGTACAACCTGGATATGTACGGCATTGACTTTGATAAGGAAGCCAACCTGGTGCGATCCAAGGAACCGCGCATGATTTCGACCGCCGAGTCCCAAGTCAAGGTTTTCGTTGTGCCGACCAACGAGGAGTTGGCAATTGCACAGAAGTCTGCGGTCATCGCAGACATGGCACGTGAGGCGGGCCTTTACTAG
- a CDS encoding ABC transporter ATP-binding protein: MIEVAGLTKQYKSVRAVDDLTFQVQPGQVTGFLGPNGAGKSTTMRMILGLDRPTAGTALVHGKPYRELKHPLREVGALLDAKAVHANRSAANHLKWMAQSNGIPTSRVDEVLGLVGLSDVAGKKAGGFSLGMGQRLGLAAALLGDPGVLILDEPVNGLDPEGIRWVRSLVRALAAEGRTVLISSHLLSEMAQTADHLVVIGRGRLMANQRTYDFVKENSTASVIVRSEHLCEFGSVLREAGVFFTTSVDEENRPTLVIPEQTTDYVGQLAYSTGVPLTELTLHRASLEEAFMAMTNDVVQYQAQPGGAQTAAGRGAGINAEGAQH, translated from the coding sequence ATGATTGAAGTAGCCGGACTGACAAAACAGTATAAGTCTGTCCGCGCCGTTGATGACCTCACCTTTCAGGTACAGCCGGGACAGGTGACCGGCTTCTTGGGGCCCAACGGCGCGGGAAAGTCAACGACAATGCGGATGATCCTGGGCCTCGACCGGCCCACGGCGGGCACAGCCTTGGTGCATGGCAAGCCCTACCGAGAGCTCAAGCACCCGCTGCGGGAAGTGGGTGCGCTTCTTGACGCTAAAGCGGTCCACGCCAACCGCTCCGCCGCCAACCACCTCAAGTGGATGGCACAGTCCAACGGTATCCCTACCTCGCGCGTTGATGAGGTGCTGGGGCTAGTGGGGCTTTCCGACGTCGCCGGAAAGAAGGCCGGCGGCTTCTCTCTGGGTATGGGCCAGCGCCTCGGCTTGGCAGCGGCACTCCTGGGGGACCCAGGCGTGCTGATTCTGGATGAGCCGGTCAATGGCTTGGACCCCGAAGGTATCCGCTGGGTGCGCTCGCTCGTGCGCGCGCTTGCTGCAGAGGGACGCACGGTGCTCATTTCTTCCCACCTCCTTTCGGAGATGGCACAGACCGCTGACCACCTCGTGGTGATCGGTCGTGGCCGCCTCATGGCCAACCAGCGCACCTATGACTTTGTCAAGGAAAACTCGACTGCCTCCGTCATCGTTCGCTCAGAACACCTGTGCGAGTTCGGCTCCGTCCTGCGGGAGGCCGGGGTGTTCTTCACCACGTCTGTGGATGAGGAAAACCGACCCACGCTGGTTATTCCAGAGCAAACCACGGACTACGTGGGACAGCTGGCCTATTCTACCGGTGTGCCCCTGACGGAGCTCACGCTGCACAGAGCCTCCCTTGAGGAGGCCTTCATGGCGATGACCAATGATGTGGTGCAGTACCAGGCACAGCCTGGTGGGGCGCAGACAGCCGCGGGTAGAGGTGCCGGCATCAACGCAGAAGGAGCTCAGCACTAA
- a CDS encoding AAA family ATPase yields the protein MSAPRLAELRLRRFKSFHDAVLTLHPVTFLTGLNSSGKSNALDGLEVLSRLSLGSELSDALDGRMTHAGPIRGGSRGCAPHGEDSFELGCTVEAGKDVFRFDVEIQVLPELRVLKESLVGPGYSVKSGVRTEEAELFKTQPAADKLAGIYTEIFNGKRGANPATLMRDSRLILGQVKAVLAGKNRAENSVLKGASIVSTALRSVFHLDPVPSLMRTYVAKKNAQLKRSGENLSAVLWQLRKDSPETFRDLGQLAANVTGVDSTLDFIDTQLDEVMLTLVEHFADGRHESTPAREMSDGLLRFLAIATALKTAPRDLDIEQPLSSGDDVDSAVAQIVVEEMENGLHPSQAQRVMHMLNESAHKHDSQVLVTTHSPAILDQISGETNGQVAVCYRDEKTGNSELSPLVELPDFVDSISKHSLGAAVTAGELVDDTDTKASFDNLNKLFGIG from the coding sequence ATGTCCGCTCCCCGCCTTGCCGAGCTGCGCCTGCGCAGGTTTAAGTCTTTTCACGATGCCGTACTCACGCTACATCCGGTGACTTTTCTTACAGGTTTAAACAGCTCCGGCAAGTCGAACGCCTTAGATGGGCTTGAGGTTTTGTCGCGGTTATCTTTGGGCTCGGAGCTCAGCGATGCTCTTGATGGACGTATGACGCACGCAGGGCCAATTAGGGGAGGCTCCCGTGGCTGTGCACCACACGGCGAAGATAGTTTTGAGTTGGGCTGCACTGTCGAAGCTGGAAAAGATGTTTTTCGCTTTGACGTAGAAATACAGGTGCTTCCGGAACTGCGAGTGCTAAAGGAAAGCCTGGTGGGGCCAGGGTATTCCGTAAAAAGTGGGGTCAGAACTGAAGAAGCAGAGCTTTTCAAGACTCAACCTGCGGCAGATAAGCTTGCTGGAATTTATACGGAGATTTTCAACGGAAAGCGTGGCGCGAACCCAGCAACCCTTATGCGGGACTCCCGTCTAATTCTAGGGCAGGTAAAGGCAGTTCTTGCAGGGAAAAACCGTGCGGAGAATTCAGTGTTGAAGGGCGCATCGATTGTGAGTACTGCACTTCGATCTGTGTTTCACCTTGACCCGGTGCCAAGTCTTATGCGCACTTACGTTGCGAAGAAGAACGCTCAGCTCAAACGCAGCGGCGAAAATCTGTCGGCGGTACTTTGGCAATTACGAAAAGATTCGCCTGAAACCTTCCGCGATTTAGGACAGTTGGCTGCAAACGTTACCGGAGTGGACTCTACTTTGGATTTTATTGACACTCAGCTGGACGAAGTGATGCTTACTCTTGTTGAGCACTTTGCGGATGGAAGGCATGAAAGCACACCCGCACGTGAAATGAGCGATGGGCTTCTTCGATTCCTGGCGATTGCAACGGCATTAAAAACAGCTCCCAGAGATTTGGATATCGAGCAGCCTCTTTCAAGCGGAGATGATGTGGACAGCGCCGTAGCGCAAATCGTCGTCGAGGAAATGGAAAACGGTCTCCACCCGTCACAGGCGCAAAGAGTTATGCACATGCTTAACGAATCAGCACACAAGCATGACTCTCAGGTTCTTGTAACAACTCATAGCCCCGCGATTTTGGATCAGATTTCTGGTGAAACTAACGGTCAGGTTGCGGTGTGTTACCGAGATGAGAAAACCGGGAATAGTGAACTTTCACCATTGGTGGAATTACCGGATTTCGTGGATTCTATTTCGAAACACAGTCTGGGAGCTGCTGTAACTGCCGGCGAATTGGTCGATGACACCGATACGAAGGCTAGCTTCGACAACCTGAATAAGCTTTTTGGGATTGGCTGA
- a CDS encoding serine/threonine protein kinase, giving the protein MTHRFSEDELDHLTPEEHEPDAAPSAHPAPSDASRYDDTNDATEAVPFDPFADDDYEVDNEVNSDVDSEGTSKGNTPAAAEEATDATVAAVRPSSAQGAADAGGSAGASDPAEAFDHTAAVPFDPFADDEDDGDEGNADGVVLPTPAHPGAGGKTAGRAPRSGTSGDGDYVDSDNIAALIEELGQLRDRRKTEDPSQASRRRAIDTFRQRRTTKRTDREVADGMTTLPFVVPSNPREALIDPEDSPRVAPPQLKPGDIVAEQYEILGVLAHGGLGWIYLANDHFVSGRIVVLKGMQSENSAEQTENSAEQTATAESEREFLADITHPNIVKIFNFIDDARVPGGFIVMEYVGGPSLKNRRNHQENDVFPVDTAIAYILEILPALDYLHARGVVYNDLKPSNIIVTEDQVKLIDLGAVSGIGAFGHIYGTQGFQAPEIATKGPSIASDIYTIGRTLACMVLKLPVEDGVYKPGLPTPAEEPLLRRYLSFYRLLLRATDPDPDKRFHSVSELRNQLFGVLREVIAIRDGIQHPAQHSVFSPQRTTFGTKHLVFRTDQLIDGIDRTVRITAPEVVSALPAPLIMRSDVGASLLQGSSYTEPQEALETLRQAMQTPEYEESAEIPLGVVRAMIDLGYIGQAREWLTSIKDRLGNDWRFHWYSGVAELLLDKYREAQAHFAHVLDILPGEAAPKLAIGAVNELILQQLGFSEAALIDASVARACANLTTSLADLPNEVFEEQPGIWDHVTEEPAHLRFNSMRLYGIVWATNPSTVSSAFGLARQLRAEHQVELAVTTLDKVPNASRHHRMARLTTILQLIVHDLSESRIRRAARRLEEIPQNEPRFLQIKIAVISAALTFLRDADLDASASPNDLFEFPFTQRGLRYGLADTLRALARQAPFSRHRYALVDLANKVRPVTLF; this is encoded by the coding sequence GTGACGCACCGCTTCAGCGAAGACGAGCTCGATCACCTCACGCCCGAGGAGCACGAGCCGGACGCTGCGCCCTCAGCACACCCCGCCCCCAGTGATGCCTCGCGCTACGATGACACCAACGACGCCACCGAGGCCGTTCCTTTCGACCCCTTCGCCGACGACGACTACGAGGTCGACAACGAGGTCAACAGCGACGTCGACAGTGAAGGGACTAGCAAAGGCAACACCCCTGCGGCTGCAGAAGAAGCCACGGATGCCACCGTCGCCGCCGTCCGCCCATCCAGCGCCCAGGGAGCAGCCGACGCCGGTGGCTCTGCCGGGGCATCAGACCCCGCCGAAGCTTTCGACCACACCGCGGCCGTTCCCTTCGATCCTTTTGCCGACGATGAGGACGATGGCGATGAAGGCAATGCAGACGGCGTCGTCCTGCCTACGCCCGCCCACCCCGGCGCGGGCGGTAAGACCGCTGGTCGAGCACCACGCTCTGGTACATCCGGCGACGGTGACTACGTCGATTCCGACAACATCGCTGCGCTGATTGAGGAACTGGGCCAGCTGCGTGATCGCCGCAAGACTGAGGATCCTTCCCAGGCCTCACGCCGCCGCGCCATCGACACCTTCCGTCAGCGGCGCACCACCAAGCGCACCGACCGCGAGGTGGCCGACGGCATGACTACCTTGCCCTTCGTTGTTCCCAGCAACCCGCGCGAGGCGCTCATTGATCCGGAGGATTCGCCACGTGTTGCCCCGCCGCAGCTTAAGCCCGGTGACATAGTGGCGGAGCAGTACGAGATTCTCGGCGTCCTTGCCCACGGTGGCTTGGGATGGATTTACCTGGCCAATGACCACTTCGTTTCCGGGCGCATCGTCGTGCTTAAAGGCATGCAGTCAGAAAACTCCGCCGAACAAACAGAAAACTCCGCCGAACAAACCGCCACTGCTGAATCGGAGCGCGAGTTCTTGGCGGATATTACGCACCCGAACATCGTCAAGATTTTCAACTTCATCGATGACGCCCGCGTGCCCGGCGGCTTCATCGTTATGGAATACGTCGGTGGCCCCTCACTCAAGAACCGCCGCAACCACCAGGAGAATGACGTCTTCCCGGTCGATACTGCGATTGCTTACATCCTGGAGATCCTCCCCGCTTTGGATTACCTCCACGCACGCGGCGTGGTCTACAACGACTTGAAACCGTCCAACATCATCGTCACTGAAGACCAAGTCAAGCTCATTGATCTCGGCGCGGTCTCGGGCATCGGTGCTTTCGGCCACATCTATGGCACCCAAGGTTTCCAGGCCCCGGAAATCGCCACCAAGGGGCCCTCCATTGCCAGCGACATCTACACCATCGGCCGCACCTTGGCCTGCATGGTGCTCAAGCTGCCGGTCGAGGACGGAGTGTACAAACCTGGCCTGCCCACCCCGGCCGAGGAGCCGCTGCTGCGTCGCTATCTCTCCTTCTACCGCCTGCTGCTGCGCGCTACGGATCCGGATCCGGACAAGCGCTTCCACTCCGTGTCTGAGCTGCGCAATCAGCTCTTTGGCGTGCTCCGTGAGGTCATCGCCATCCGCGATGGCATCCAGCACCCGGCCCAGCACTCGGTGTTCTCTCCGCAGCGTACAACCTTCGGCACGAAGCACCTGGTCTTCCGCACGGACCAGCTCATTGACGGCATCGATCGCACCGTCCGCATCACTGCCCCCGAGGTCGTTTCCGCCCTTCCGGCCCCGCTCATCATGCGTTCCGATGTGGGCGCCTCGCTGCTCCAGGGTTCCTCCTACACGGAGCCACAGGAAGCTCTGGAGACACTCCGCCAGGCCATGCAGACTCCCGAGTATGAAGAGTCCGCGGAGATTCCCCTCGGTGTGGTGCGCGCGATGATTGACCTGGGGTATATCGGTCAGGCCCGCGAATGGCTGACCTCCATCAAGGACCGCCTGGGCAATGACTGGCGCTTCCACTGGTATTCCGGCGTGGCGGAACTGCTGCTGGACAAGTACCGCGAGGCCCAGGCTCACTTCGCCCATGTCCTCGACATTTTACCTGGTGAAGCTGCCCCTAAGTTGGCCATTGGCGCAGTCAATGAACTGATTCTCCAACAGTTGGGGTTCTCAGAAGCAGCGCTTATCGACGCCTCCGTGGCCCGCGCCTGCGCCAACCTCACCACCTCACTTGCGGATCTACCCAACGAGGTTTTCGAGGAACAGCCGGGAATCTGGGACCACGTCACCGAGGAGCCAGCGCACCTGCGTTTCAATTCGATGCGCCTCTACGGAATCGTGTGGGCCACGAACCCATCGACGGTTTCCTCCGCCTTCGGTTTGGCCCGCCAGCTACGCGCGGAACACCAAGTGGAACTGGCCGTGACCACCCTGGACAAGGTCCCGAATGCCTCGCGCCATCACCGCATGGCGCGCCTGACCACGATTCTTCAGCTCATTGTCCATGATCTCTCCGAGTCGCGCATTCGCCGCGCTGCCCGCCGCCTTGAGGAGATTCCGCAGAACGAACCGCGGTTCCTCCAGATCAAGATTGCCGTCATCTCGGCCGCCTTAACTTTCTTGCGCGATGCCGACCTTGACGCTTCGGCTTCCCCCAACGACCTTTTCGAGTTTCCCTTTACCCAGCGCGGCCTGCGCTATGGCCTGGCCGATACTCTGCGGGCTCTTGCCCGCCAGGCGCCCTTCTCGCGCCACCGCTACGCCCTCGTAGACCTGGCCAACAAGGTCCGCCCGGTCACCCTTTTCTAG
- a CDS encoding multidrug effflux MFS transporter, with protein MIPFPLVASLALLSATAPFATDMYLPVMPAIVADLATTRSMVQLTISGFFIGMGAGQLLVGPLSDVIGRKALVLSGAALALAASVLSALAPSAAILVVARVLQGLGGGACVVLARAIVPDLVHGAAAAKAYSLLMALQGIAPAVAPVLGGVLAEPLGWRGIFWVLAGLHALQLILAWFIVPETVSARCGPESSRVSLARTVAGNYWAVITNARVWGYLITMAFGFCSMFCYICASAFVLQNQWGFSPLGYSLIFGMNSVGLFAATVVNSRALDSLSPAVMLRIGVSGIVVSALLLLLTVVMDAPVWLSLAVLFTCIAPTGFIMGNATALATGLMRSRAGSVSAIMGFGQSLLASVVSPLMGLGSNPALTMALGMVVCGLVALFGLCTSCRLAGFLAWRD; from the coding sequence GTGATCCCCTTCCCCCTAGTGGCATCTTTGGCGCTGTTGTCCGCAACGGCGCCTTTTGCGACTGACATGTACCTGCCGGTCATGCCAGCCATCGTCGCTGACCTCGCCACCACTCGCTCGATGGTGCAGTTGACCATCTCCGGTTTCTTCATCGGTATGGGTGCCGGCCAGTTGCTGGTGGGTCCGCTCTCAGATGTTATTGGCCGTAAAGCTCTCGTGCTCAGCGGCGCGGCGTTGGCGTTGGCTGCCTCGGTACTGTCTGCCCTGGCTCCCAGTGCCGCTATCCTCGTGGTCGCCCGCGTGCTGCAAGGCCTTGGCGGCGGGGCCTGCGTGGTCCTAGCGCGTGCCATTGTTCCGGACCTTGTCCATGGCGCTGCTGCCGCGAAAGCCTATTCGCTGCTCATGGCCTTGCAGGGCATTGCCCCGGCCGTTGCCCCGGTCTTGGGAGGGGTGTTGGCGGAGCCACTGGGATGGCGGGGTATCTTCTGGGTGCTTGCCGGCTTGCATGCTCTACAACTGATTCTGGCCTGGTTCATCGTTCCAGAGACCGTCAGCGCGCGTTGTGGCCCAGAGTCATCTCGGGTGAGCTTGGCTCGCACTGTTGCCGGTAATTATTGGGCCGTCATCACGAATGCCCGGGTATGGGGCTATCTCATCACCATGGCCTTCGGCTTCTGCTCGATGTTTTGCTACATCTGCGCTTCCGCCTTCGTTCTTCAAAACCAATGGGGCTTTTCGCCCTTGGGCTACTCGCTCATCTTCGGCATGAATTCCGTCGGCCTTTTCGCTGCCACCGTGGTGAATTCTCGGGCCTTGGACTCGCTGTCACCTGCCGTCATGCTGCGGATAGGCGTGTCCGGAATCGTCGTGAGCGCACTGCTCTTGTTGCTCACGGTTGTCATGGACGCGCCGGTGTGGTTGAGCCTTGCCGTCCTCTTCACATGCATCGCGCCCACAGGATTCATCATGGGCAACGCCACCGCCCTCGCCACTGGGCTTATGCGCTCGCGCGCGGGTAGTGTCTCCGCCATCATGGGGTTTGGCCAATCCCTGCTGGCCAGTGTGGTTAGCCCGCTCATGGGGCTCGGCTCTAACCCGGCGCTGACTATGGCACTTGGCATGGTGGTCTGCGGCCTTGTGGCTCTGTTCGGGCTGTGTACTTCCTGCCGCCTAGCTGGTTTTTTGGCGTGGCGCGATTGA
- a CDS encoding ABC transporter permease, which yields MFLNMLNAEWTKLRTTKSFFWTTGLILVIATGWTLINSLNAGEPVLGISPLQPNSLVAVLLLLGVPILMIQGAMVVTTEYRHKTQSVTYMANPNRWLVAVAKLVLYGFIAALIMFFSEVYIFVLADMTTNPAAAEAFHPFSEDSAQRLLWTAPLAAFGAVMFVQGLGLLLRQTAGTVAIALILYMGLENVVRILPVVGDDIIHFMPFTAFTNWTMDMVEDSAPWDSVGMGGVVFFAWAIILWGIGVLVLEKRDA from the coding sequence ATGTTTCTCAACATGCTCAATGCGGAGTGGACCAAACTGCGCACCACTAAATCATTCTTCTGGACCACTGGCCTGATCTTGGTCATTGCGACAGGTTGGACGCTGATTAACTCGCTTAACGCGGGCGAGCCCGTCCTGGGCATAAGCCCCCTACAACCCAATTCTCTTGTAGCTGTGCTGCTGCTTTTGGGCGTACCGATCCTCATGATCCAGGGTGCCATGGTGGTGACCACGGAATACCGCCACAAGACGCAATCGGTGACGTACATGGCCAACCCCAACCGGTGGTTAGTGGCCGTTGCGAAGTTAGTGCTCTATGGCTTCATTGCTGCGCTCATCATGTTTTTCAGTGAGGTGTACATCTTTGTCCTCGCCGATATGACGACCAATCCTGCCGCCGCGGAAGCGTTCCACCCCTTCTCAGAGGACAGCGCTCAGCGCCTGCTGTGGACGGCGCCGCTGGCCGCCTTTGGTGCGGTGATGTTTGTCCAAGGATTGGGCCTTTTGCTGCGGCAGACCGCCGGCACCGTGGCGATTGCCCTCATCCTCTACATGGGCCTGGAAAACGTGGTGCGCATCCTTCCTGTGGTGGGGGATGACATTATCCACTTCATGCCGTTTACCGCCTTCACCAACTGGACCATGGACATGGTGGAGGACAGCGCCCCCTGGGATTCAGTAGGCATGGGCGGAGTGGTCTTCTTCGCTTGGGCCATCATCCTGTGGGGTATCGGCGTGCTGGTTCTGGAGAAACGCGACGCGTGA